A single region of the Paraburkholderia megapolitana genome encodes:
- the ugpE gene encoding sn-glycerol-3-phosphate ABC transporter permease UgpE: MIENRRGFDLFCHAVLLIGVVLVVFPVYVAFCAATMSEHEVFSVPLSLIPSTHLFENIAAVWSHGSGNAASPFGRMLFNSLVMALIISIGKIAISMISAYAIVFFRFPFRNTAFWLIFVTLMLPVEVRIFPTVQVVSSMHLSNTYAGLTLPLIASATATFLFRQFFMTLPDELMEAARIDGAGPLRFFWDVVVPLSKTNLAALFVITFIYGWNQYLWPILITSQQSLTTAVVGIKSMIASGDTATEWHLVMTATLLAMLPPLAVVLTMQRWFVRGLVDAEK; encoded by the coding sequence ATGATCGAGAATCGCCGCGGTTTCGACCTCTTCTGCCACGCGGTGCTGCTGATCGGCGTCGTGCTGGTGGTCTTCCCCGTGTACGTCGCGTTCTGCGCGGCCACGATGAGCGAGCACGAGGTGTTCAGCGTGCCGCTGTCGCTGATCCCGAGCACGCATCTGTTCGAAAATATTGCTGCTGTCTGGTCGCATGGCAGCGGTAACGCGGCCAGCCCGTTCGGCCGCATGCTGTTCAACAGCCTCGTGATGGCACTCATCATCTCGATCGGCAAGATCGCGATCTCGATGATCTCCGCGTACGCGATCGTGTTTTTTCGTTTTCCGTTTCGCAACACCGCGTTCTGGTTGATCTTCGTCACGCTGATGCTGCCGGTTGAGGTGCGTATCTTCCCGACCGTGCAGGTCGTGTCGTCGATGCATCTGAGCAATACGTACGCGGGTCTCACGCTGCCGCTCATTGCCTCCGCGACCGCGACGTTCCTGTTCCGCCAGTTCTTCATGACGCTGCCCGACGAACTGATGGAAGCCGCGCGCATCGACGGTGCCGGACCGCTGCGTTTCTTCTGGGACGTCGTGGTGCCGCTGTCGAAGACGAACCTGGCTGCGCTGTTCGTGATCACCTTCATCTACGGATGGAATCAGTACCTGTGGCCGATCCTGATCACGAGCCAGCAGTCGCTGACCACGGCGGTGGTCGGCATCAAGAGCATGATCGCGTCCGGCGACACTGCGACCGAATGGCACCTTGTGATGACCGCGACGCTGCTGGCGATGCTGCCGCCGCTCGCAGTCGTGCTGACGATGCAGCGCTGGTTCGTGCGCGGCCTCGTCGATGCGGAAAAATGA